From the genome of Aquificaceae bacterium:
ATCCAAAAAGCTATAAACTAATTACCCATGAAGTTGGCAGTCCTCACTGGTGCTGGCATATCCGCAGAGAGTGGTGTTCCCACCTTTAGGGGGCAAGGTGGTCTTTGGAAAAGCTACAGACCAGAAGAGCTTGCCACTCCTCAGGCTTTTAGAAGAAATCCAGCCTTGGTGTGGGAGTGGTATCTTTGGAGAAGAAGCATAATAGCAAAAGCAGAGCCTAACGCTGGGCATATTGCACTTGTGGAGCTTGAAAGAAAATATGCTGAAAACTTCCTGCTTATTACCCAAAACGTGGATGGACTTCACCAAAGGGCTGGTTCAAAAAGACTTGTGGAGCTTCATGGGAATATATGGAGAGTTAAATGCCTCTCCTGTGGTGTGGTTTACTATGACTATTCTGTAAGCTATACACAGCTTCCGCCTGCCTGCAAAGAGTGTGATGGGCTTATTAGACCAGATGTGGTTTGGTTTGGAGAGGCTCTGCCTGAGGATGCCTTAGAGCTTGCCATAAGGTGGGCAAGGAGTTGCGATGTGTTTGTGGTTATTGGCACTTCCGCAGTGGTGTATCCTGCGGGTGAGCTTCCATACCTTGCAAAGGAGCATGGTGCAAAGGTTATAGAGATAAACCCAGAAAGCACACCTGTCTCTCCCATTGCAGATGTTATAATAAGAGAACCAGCAAGCAGTGGTGTTAAAAAGCTACTGGAGGTTTTATGAAAGTCCACATAATGGGCTCTGACCAGAGGATAGTCCGCTGTGCTCGTGTATCCTTTGCAAAGGACGAAGAGGTTGACAAAGAGAGAGACACAAGGCTTATAAGGTATCTTTTCCAGCACAAGCATGCCTCACCCTTTGAACATGTAATAATAGCCTTTGAAGCTGATAAAGAGCTTTGGCTTGAAATCCTTAAAAACCTGCCAAGCCCTGCAGTGCAAGTTTACTATTCCAAAGGATACATATGGCTCAACCTAAGGAACTACATAAACGCCATGGAGCTCTTCCCATTAGAGTTAAAAAAAGCCTTAGAGGAAAAACTGCCCGCTACCACCGCTATAATATTCGGTCAAGAGCCACAAGACTACTCTACAGACCACGCCTATGTGAAGGATAAAATAGAGACTTCCTCTGGCTGGATTGGTCTGGTTGATAGTCTTGAGCTTGGGACAGATATGGACTACTATACCTTTGTAGTGGAATGCCCGCTCTTTGTAGCCCGCCAGTGGCACAGGCATAGGTTTGGCTCATATAACGAAGTTAGCAGAAGATATGTGAGCTACGAGCCAGACTTTTACATCCCTCGCTATCTTAGAAAGCAGGCAAAGAGCAACAAGCAGGCATCACTTGAAGAGCCAGTAGAAGAGCCATGGAACTCACTATTTTTGAAAAAGATAAACTGGTATGTGCAAGACCTACAAGACCTATACAAGGCTATGACGGAAAAGGAAGTTGCCAAGGAATTGGCAAGGGGCATCTTGCCCCAGTTTATGAAGACAAGGTTTTATTGGACAGTGCCACGAGTAGCCCTGGATAACTTCATAACCTTAAGAACCCACGAGGGAGCTCAAAAAGAAATAAGAGAGTTCGCAGAGGTCATAAAAGACTTAGTAGGCTACAGAGAGACAGACAAAAAGCTCAGGTTGTAGCGGTCTCAAGAGGCAGAACGCTTACCACCTTCTTCTTTCTCTTTGTTTCAAACTTCACCACACCATCTATCAGAGCAAAGAGGGTAAAATCCGAGCCCATTCCCACATTCAATCCAGGATATATTTTTGTCCCTCGCTGTCTTACTATTATGTTCCCTGCCTTAACTATTTGACCATCATGCCTTTTTACACCAAGTCTTTTAGAATGACTATCTCTACCATTTTTCGTTGAGCCACCACTTGCCTTGGATGCCATATCAGACCTCCTGTATATCCTTTATCAATATCTCTGTGTAAGGCTGTCTGTGTCCCTTCCAGCGCTTATAGTTTTTCTTTGCTCTAAACTTAAACACTATAACCTTTTTATGCTTTCCGTGAGATAGGACTTGAGCGATGACTTTGCCTTTTCCAAACTCTACAGAGCCATCATCCTTTCTCAAAAGCACAGGAGAAAACTCAAGGATTTCTCCCACATTGTTTGGTAGTTTTTCCACCTTTAGCTTAGTTCCCTTCTCAACCTTATACTGCTTTCCACCAGTCTCTATAACTGCGTACATAACTTCTTCCCCTCAGCAAAGAGTTTAATTGGGGGCAAAGCCCCCGAATGAGCTTATTGCTGTTGCTCTCCGTCTTGTTGTTGTTCTACAGGTTGCTGTTCTTCAGCTCCTTGTTGCTCTGCAGGTTGTTGTTCCTGCTGTTCAGCAGGTTGTTGCTCTTCTACAGGTGGTTGCTCTGCAGGTTGCTCCGCAGGCTTTTGCTGGCAGGATACTGCAAGGAGTGCCAAGCTCGCAATTCCAAGTGCTATAAACTTCTTCATTTTAGCTACCTCCTTCATGTATTATACGCTTAACATTATACAAACTTTTAAGAAAGTATGTCAAGT
Proteins encoded in this window:
- a CDS encoding NAD-dependent deacylase, which encodes MKLAVLTGAGISAESGVPTFRGQGGLWKSYRPEELATPQAFRRNPALVWEWYLWRRSIIAKAEPNAGHIALVELERKYAENFLLITQNVDGLHQRAGSKRLVELHGNIWRVKCLSCGVVYYDYSVSYTQLPPACKECDGLIRPDVVWFGEALPEDALELAIRWARSCDVFVVIGTSAVVYPAGELPYLAKEHGAKVIEINPESTPVSPIADVIIREPASSGVKKLLEVL
- the thyX gene encoding FAD-dependent thymidylate synthase gives rise to the protein MKVHIMGSDQRIVRCARVSFAKDEEVDKERDTRLIRYLFQHKHASPFEHVIIAFEADKELWLEILKNLPSPAVQVYYSKGYIWLNLRNYINAMELFPLELKKALEEKLPATTAIIFGQEPQDYSTDHAYVKDKIETSSGWIGLVDSLELGTDMDYYTFVVECPLFVARQWHRHRFGSYNEVSRRYVSYEPDFYIPRYLRKQAKSNKQASLEEPVEEPWNSLFLKKINWYVQDLQDLYKAMTEKEVAKELARGILPQFMKTRFYWTVPRVALDNFITLRTHEGAQKEIREFAEVIKDLVGYRETDKKLRL
- the rpmA gene encoding 50S ribosomal protein L27, whose protein sequence is MASKASGGSTKNGRDSHSKRLGVKRHDGQIVKAGNIIVRQRGTKIYPGLNVGMGSDFTLFALIDGVVKFETKRKKKVVSVLPLETATT
- the rplU gene encoding 50S ribosomal protein L21, giving the protein MYAVIETGGKQYKVEKGTKLKVEKLPNNVGEILEFSPVLLRKDDGSVEFGKGKVIAQVLSHGKHKKVIVFKFRAKKNYKRWKGHRQPYTEILIKDIQEV
- a CDS encoding alpha-fetoprotein enhancer-binding protein; translated protein: MKKFIALGIASLALLAVSCQQKPAEQPAEQPPVEEQQPAEQQEQQPAEQQGAEEQQPVEQQQDGEQQQ